A genomic segment from Synergistes jonesii encodes:
- a CDS encoding [Fe-Fe] hydrogenase large subunit C-terminal domain-containing protein — MLHSVRISREACQGCVNCIKVCPVEAIRVVDGEISIISELCIDCGECLRSCHRQALGIEEDDWNKIKESPRITLIPDPVFFSQFSHYMNPSALEDVMSSFGYDMLIDEMEEAFDLSAYACAQMISHASKSSLPFISCYCPSVLRLIQSRFPELLSRVVHVCSPLELGADLWRMRTDSSIPVTLLSPCPSKITMIKEPQGRERSPIDNAVTVRRVARSIMASNAAPSPDAQLKERSNRWLQWARRGGEVRHLQAFSDRKLTVLAVSGLRNTLDVLQELELGRLRSVDFIECRICDTGCVGGIGTADSRFLANLRIGNIKTDWNVTESDIRRVEGLYAMDFWATTKEYLPRPQLPLSDNIADAMVKLQQMKEVYSCLPHIDCGSCGRPSCQAMAEEIVRGHGSVTDCIFKLREGIATLANKIVVLSESQPQTLKRRSGSN, encoded by the coding sequence ATGCTCCACAGCGTAAGAATTTCAAGAGAGGCGTGCCAGGGGTGCGTAAACTGCATCAAGGTATGCCCGGTTGAAGCCATCAGAGTCGTCGACGGAGAAATAAGTATAATCAGCGAGCTTTGCATCGACTGCGGCGAGTGTCTGCGCTCGTGCCACAGGCAGGCTCTCGGCATAGAGGAGGACGACTGGAACAAAATAAAGGAATCTCCTCGCATTACCCTTATTCCCGACCCTGTCTTTTTTTCGCAGTTCAGCCACTATATGAATCCCTCCGCGCTTGAGGACGTGATGTCTTCCTTCGGCTACGACATGCTAATCGACGAAATGGAAGAAGCGTTTGACTTAAGCGCCTATGCCTGCGCGCAGATGATCTCGCACGCGTCGAAATCGTCGCTGCCGTTCATCTCGTGCTACTGTCCGTCCGTGCTGCGGTTGATTCAGTCGCGCTTTCCGGAGCTGCTCTCGCGCGTCGTGCACGTATGCTCGCCGCTTGAGCTCGGCGCCGACCTGTGGCGCATGAGGACCGACAGCAGCATTCCAGTGACGCTCCTTTCTCCCTGTCCCTCAAAGATCACGATGATAAAAGAGCCGCAGGGACGCGAGCGTTCGCCGATAGACAACGCGGTCACCGTGCGCCGCGTCGCGCGCAGCATAATGGCAAGCAACGCGGCTCCGTCGCCGGACGCGCAGCTTAAGGAACGCTCGAACCGCTGGCTGCAGTGGGCGAGGCGCGGCGGAGAGGTGCGGCACCTCCAGGCCTTCTCCGACAGGAAGCTGACTGTGCTCGCCGTCTCGGGGTTGCGTAATACGCTCGACGTCCTGCAGGAGCTTGAGCTCGGGCGCCTGCGCTCAGTCGATTTTATAGAATGCAGAATCTGCGACACGGGCTGTGTCGGAGGCATCGGCACGGCGGATTCGCGCTTCCTCGCGAATCTGAGGATCGGCAATATCAAAACCGACTGGAATGTCACAGAAAGCGACATACGCCGCGTCGAGGGTCTCTACGCGATGGACTTCTGGGCGACTACCAAGGAGTACCTGCCGCGTCCGCAGCTGCCGCTCTCTGACAACATAGCGGACGCGATGGTCAAGCTGCAGCAGATGAAAGAAGTTTATTCCTGCCTGCCGCACATCGACTGCGGCTCCTGCGGTCGCCCCTCGTGCCAGGCGATGGCCGAGGAGA